From the Cohaesibacter sp. ES.047 genome, one window contains:
- a CDS encoding (Fe-S)-binding protein: MDQIELNFGDAPANASSNKRVGLFVTCLVDLFRPTIGFAAVKLIEDAGYTLEVPKDQTCCGQPAYNSGDRDDAKALAKQVIKAFEDYDYIVAPSGSCAAMIAKHYPSLLADDPDWADRASDVAGKTHELVSFLVDVAGVNEIASNYRGSVTYHDSCSGLREMKVQSQPRQLLQSIDGVELKEMRDSDVCCGFGGTFCVKYSDISNAIVEKKSQTVSDAGAGTLLAGDLGCLMNMAGKLKREGSAVEVRHVAEVLADMADGPAIGAKKQR; the protein is encoded by the coding sequence ATGGACCAGATTGAATTGAATTTCGGTGATGCGCCAGCCAACGCTAGCAGCAACAAGCGGGTCGGCCTGTTCGTCACCTGCCTCGTCGACCTTTTTCGCCCGACCATCGGCTTTGCCGCGGTGAAACTGATCGAGGATGCAGGCTACACGCTTGAAGTCCCCAAGGATCAGACCTGCTGTGGCCAACCTGCCTACAATTCCGGAGACCGGGATGATGCCAAGGCCCTCGCCAAGCAGGTGATCAAGGCCTTTGAAGACTATGACTATATCGTCGCCCCGTCCGGTTCCTGTGCCGCCATGATCGCCAAGCATTACCCGTCCCTTCTGGCCGATGATCCTGATTGGGCTGACCGTGCCAGCGATGTCGCGGGCAAGACCCACGAACTGGTGAGTTTTTTGGTCGATGTCGCCGGGGTCAACGAGATCGCTTCGAACTACCGCGGTTCGGTCACCTATCATGACAGCTGTTCGGGCCTGCGCGAAATGAAGGTGCAGTCGCAGCCGCGCCAACTGCTTCAGTCCATTGATGGGGTTGAGCTGAAGGAAATGCGCGACAGTGATGTCTGTTGCGGTTTTGGTGGCACCTTCTGTGTCAAATACAGCGATATCTCCAACGCCATCGTCGAGAAGAAATCCCAAACCGTCTCGGATGCCGGTGCCGGAACGCTTCTGGCGGGCGATCTAGGATGTTTGATGAATATGGCTGGCAAACTCAAACGTGAAGGCTCTGCCGTTGAAGTTCGGCATGTGGCGGAAGTTTTGGCAGACATGGCGGACGGCCCGGCAATCGGTGCCAAGAAACAACGCTAG